The following are encoded together in the Streptomyces sp. NBC_01465 genome:
- a CDS encoding MOSC domain-containing protein, producing MGGTVTAVSSNGEYSFTKPNRNSITLLSGLGVEGDVHAGVTVKHRSRVAQDPTQPNLRQVHFIHQELFAEVLADGFEVAPGQLGENITTSGIDLLSLPAGTLLHVGDEAVVEVTGLRNPCLQIDNFQDGLLKQVVGRDEAGNIFRKAGIMSIVKAGGEVRPGDPIRVELPAEPHRPLERV from the coding sequence ATGGGCGGGACGGTCACAGCGGTCAGCAGCAACGGGGAGTACTCCTTCACCAAGCCGAACCGGAACAGCATCACTCTGCTGTCCGGACTCGGTGTGGAGGGCGACGTGCACGCGGGGGTCACGGTCAAGCACCGCTCACGCGTCGCCCAGGACCCCACGCAGCCCAACCTGCGCCAGGTCCACTTCATCCACCAGGAGCTCTTCGCCGAGGTCCTCGCCGACGGCTTCGAGGTCGCGCCGGGCCAGCTCGGCGAGAACATCACCACCAGTGGGATCGACCTGCTCTCCCTTCCGGCCGGCACCCTGCTGCACGTCGGCGACGAAGCGGTCGTCGAGGTCACCGGACTGCGCAACCCGTGCCTGCAGATCGACAACTTCCAGGACGGGCTGCTGAAGCAGGTCGTCGGCCGCGACGAGGCGGGCAACATCTTCCGCAAGGCCGGAATCATGAGCATCGTGAAGGCGGGCGGCGAGGTCCGGCCCGGCGACCCGATCAGGGTCGAGCTTCCGGCCGAGCCGCACCGCCCTCTGGAGCGGGTCTGA
- a CDS encoding MHYT domain-containing protein, protein MGHLDHAAFGWLTPVLSYVMAAIGSALGLRCTVRALETSGRSRRNWLVTAATALGTGIWTMHFVAMLGFGVSGTDIRYNVPLTLLSLLVAVLVVGVGVFAVGYGQDRVRSLLIGGLTTGLGVASMHYLGMAALRLHGTVHYDPMLVGLSVLIAVLAATAALWAALNIEAPVAVAGASLVMGLAVSSMHYTGMFAVSVQVTPSRSVLPGATAMQFIFPLAVGLGSYLFVTSAFVALSPTARERAAYAAAERLTESAAP, encoded by the coding sequence ATGGGACACCTGGACCACGCGGCCTTCGGATGGCTGACCCCCGTGCTGTCGTACGTCATGGCCGCCATCGGCTCTGCCCTCGGCCTGCGCTGCACCGTACGGGCACTGGAGACGAGCGGCCGATCGCGCCGCAACTGGCTGGTCACCGCGGCGACAGCGCTCGGCACCGGCATCTGGACCATGCACTTCGTCGCGATGCTCGGCTTCGGCGTCAGCGGCACCGACATCCGCTACAACGTGCCGCTGACCCTCCTCAGCCTGCTCGTGGCGGTCCTCGTGGTCGGCGTCGGCGTCTTCGCCGTCGGCTACGGCCAGGACCGCGTCAGATCCCTCCTGATCGGCGGACTGACGACCGGACTCGGGGTGGCGAGCATGCACTACCTCGGCATGGCGGCACTGCGGCTCCACGGCACGGTGCACTACGACCCGATGCTGGTCGGACTCTCCGTCCTCATCGCCGTGCTGGCCGCGACGGCCGCGCTCTGGGCGGCCCTCAACATCGAGGCGCCGGTCGCGGTCGCGGGCGCCTCGCTCGTCATGGGACTGGCGGTGAGCAGCATGCACTACACCGGAATGTTCGCCGTGAGCGTGCAGGTCACCCCCTCCCGCAGTGTGCTCCCCGGGGCCACGGCGATGCAGTTCATCTTCCCCCTCGCCGTGGGCCTCGGGTCGTACCTCTTCGTCACCTCCGCCTTCGTCGCGCTCTCCCCGACGGCACGCGAACGCGCGGCCTACGCCGCCGCGGAACGCCTCACCGAATCCGCAGCGCCGTAA
- a CDS encoding class I SAM-dependent methyltransferase — MADDHTHVQEFFGARAADWDTRFPDDGPAFAAAVGALGLRPGDAVLDAGCGTGRALPALREAVGERGSVLGIDVTPGMLEAAVRAGRDRNGQLLLGDVARLPVRSQSLDAVFGSGLISHLPQPQENLGELARVVRPGGLLALFHPIGRAALAARQGRRITPDDLRAEPVLRPLLASSGWRLVSYTDEDSRFLAVAVRQD; from the coding sequence ATGGCCGATGACCACACGCACGTTCAGGAGTTCTTCGGTGCCCGCGCGGCGGACTGGGACACCCGGTTCCCCGACGACGGTCCCGCGTTCGCGGCCGCCGTCGGCGCGCTGGGGCTGCGGCCGGGCGACGCCGTGCTCGACGCCGGCTGCGGCACGGGTCGCGCCCTGCCGGCGCTGCGCGAGGCCGTGGGCGAGCGCGGTTCCGTACTCGGAATCGATGTGACGCCCGGGATGCTCGAGGCGGCAGTGCGCGCCGGGCGCGACCGCAACGGGCAGCTGCTGCTCGGCGATGTCGCACGGCTTCCGGTGCGGTCGCAGTCCCTGGACGCGGTGTTCGGCAGCGGGCTGATCTCGCACTTGCCTCAACCGCAGGAGAATCTGGGCGAGTTGGCCCGGGTGGTGCGCCCCGGCGGGCTGCTCGCGCTCTTCCACCCCATCGGCCGTGCGGCGCTGGCCGCCCGGCAGGGGCGCCGGATCACCCCCGACGACCTGCGCGCCGAGCCGGTCCTGCGTCCGCTGCTCGCCTCCTCGGGCTGGCGGCTGGTCTCGTACACCGACGAGGACAGCCGTTTCCTGGCGGTGGCCGTCCGTCAGGACTGA
- a CDS encoding PadR family transcriptional regulator, with protein sequence MLELAILGFLYEAPLHGYELRKRITALTGHVRPVAESTLYPAIKRLEKSGWLARETQPGAVAAPRHVLQLTPEGRDELERRLAEPARGEITDENRWFTLLAFLRHLPGAEAQSNVLRRRLAFLEEPASFFYEGDRPLRAEELDDPFRRGILTIARATSRAEITWLRSTLRALEADG encoded by the coding sequence ATGCTCGAACTCGCCATCCTCGGATTCCTCTACGAAGCACCGCTGCACGGCTACGAACTGCGCAAGCGCATCACCGCGCTCACCGGCCATGTCCGCCCCGTCGCCGAGAGCACGCTCTACCCCGCGATCAAGCGGCTGGAGAAATCCGGGTGGCTGGCCCGCGAGACACAGCCAGGAGCCGTCGCCGCACCCCGGCACGTCCTGCAGCTGACACCCGAAGGGCGGGACGAGCTGGAGCGGCGGCTCGCCGAGCCGGCCCGGGGCGAAATCACCGACGAGAACAGGTGGTTCACGCTGCTCGCGTTCCTGCGCCACCTCCCCGGCGCGGAAGCGCAGTCGAACGTACTGCGGCGCCGCCTCGCCTTCCTGGAGGAACCGGCCAGCTTCTTCTACGAGGGCGACCGGCCGCTGCGCGCCGAGGAGTTGGACGACCCCTTCAGGCGAGGCATCCTCACGATCGCCCGGGCCACCAGCCGGGCCGAGATCACCTGGCTGCGCTCCACGCTCCGCGCTCTCGAAGCGGACGGCTGA
- a CDS encoding acyl-CoA desaturase encodes MPQAASTLTRPEREPRTGSDFAPLLRTVKSQGLLERRTGWYAVGILANLVALSAVITGMALLGGSWWVLLLALPLAVLSARTAFFGHDAGHAQISGDRRTAKAVGLLHSNLLLGMSYAWWNDKHNRHHANPNHVDKDPDVGVGAMVWTQKQAAQREGFARWLTRNQARLFFPMLLLEGIALKIYGFQDLKRQPARERAVEGALLLLHLGGYLTLLLTTMSVPTAIVFALLHHALFGLHLGMTFAPNHKGMEMPDPESEERWGHLKRQVLTSRNVRGGLLTDWFLGGLNYQIEHHLFPNMPRPHLRLVQPLVRAHCRELGIPYTETGLVDSYRQALTHMHEVGEPLRAG; translated from the coding sequence ATGCCACAGGCCGCCTCAACGCTCACGAGGCCGGAGCGAGAGCCCCGGACGGGCAGCGATTTCGCGCCGCTCCTCAGGACGGTGAAATCGCAGGGGCTCCTGGAGCGCCGTACGGGCTGGTACGCCGTCGGCATCCTCGCCAATCTGGTCGCACTCTCCGCGGTGATCACGGGCATGGCACTCCTCGGCGGCTCATGGTGGGTGCTCCTGCTCGCCCTCCCGCTGGCCGTGCTCTCGGCCCGTACCGCCTTCTTCGGACATGACGCGGGACACGCGCAGATCAGCGGCGACCGCCGTACGGCGAAGGCCGTCGGTCTGCTGCACAGCAACCTGCTGCTGGGCATGAGCTACGCCTGGTGGAACGACAAGCACAACCGGCACCACGCCAACCCCAACCACGTCGACAAGGACCCCGACGTCGGCGTCGGCGCCATGGTGTGGACCCAGAAGCAGGCGGCGCAGCGCGAGGGATTCGCCCGCTGGCTGACCCGCAATCAGGCGCGGCTCTTCTTCCCGATGCTGCTGCTCGAAGGCATCGCGCTGAAGATCTACGGATTCCAGGACCTCAAGCGCCAGCCCGCCCGCGAGCGCGCCGTCGAGGGCGCGCTCCTCCTGCTCCACCTCGGCGGCTACCTCACCCTGCTGCTGACCACCATGTCCGTCCCGACGGCGATCGTCTTCGCCCTGCTCCACCACGCCCTGTTCGGCCTGCACCTCGGCATGACCTTCGCCCCCAACCACAAGGGCATGGAGATGCCCGACCCGGAGAGCGAGGAGCGGTGGGGCCACCTCAAGCGCCAAGTCCTCACCTCGCGGAATGTCCGCGGCGGGCTGCTCACCGACTGGTTCCTCGGCGGGCTCAACTACCAGATCGAGCACCACCTGTTCCCGAACATGCCCCGGCCCCATCTGCGCCTCGTCCAGCCGCTGGTGCGCGCGCACTGCCGTGAGCTGGGGATTCCGTACACCGAGACCGGGCTCGTCGACTCCTACCGGCAGGCGCTGACGCACATGCACGAGGTCGGTGAGCCGCTTCGTGCCGGATAG
- a CDS encoding alpha/beta fold hydrolase produces MHKARFDAQGSLIRWTEAPGDGPARVYVHGLGSASTVYHAHIAAHPDLAGRRTLFVDLPGHGISDRPDGFGYTLEVMAQALAAALDAAGVEGAELVGHSMGGAVAVVLAYRRPDLVSRLVLTEANLDANPPVKAGSSGIASYTEEEFVHGGGFGKVLRRVGPDWAATMRLADPLALHRTAIGLMSGTQPTMRRMLMDITADRTYLQGALSGELAGHEELVASGVRVETVADAGHNVMFDNAAAFTRVLAAQS; encoded by the coding sequence ATGCACAAGGCACGCTTCGACGCACAGGGGAGCCTCATCCGGTGGACCGAGGCCCCGGGGGACGGTCCCGCGCGGGTCTACGTCCACGGGCTGGGCTCCGCCTCGACCGTCTACCACGCACACATCGCCGCCCACCCGGACCTGGCGGGCCGCAGGACGCTCTTCGTCGACCTGCCGGGCCACGGCATCAGCGACCGGCCTGACGGCTTCGGTTACACCCTCGAAGTGATGGCGCAGGCACTCGCGGCCGCACTGGACGCGGCAGGCGTGGAGGGCGCGGAGCTCGTCGGGCACAGCATGGGCGGCGCGGTCGCCGTCGTCCTGGCGTACCGGCGCCCCGACCTGGTCTCCCGCCTCGTGCTCACGGAGGCGAATCTCGACGCCAATCCTCCGGTGAAGGCGGGCAGCAGCGGCATCGCCTCGTACACCGAGGAGGAGTTCGTCCACGGAGGGGGCTTCGGGAAGGTCCTGCGGCGGGTGGGGCCCGACTGGGCGGCGACCATGCGGCTCGCCGACCCGCTGGCCCTGCACCGTACGGCGATCGGCCTCATGAGCGGCACGCAACCCACCATGCGGCGCATGCTCATGGACATCACCGCCGACCGCACCTATCTGCAGGGTGCGCTCAGCGGCGAGCTCGCCGGCCACGAGGAACTGGTCGCCTCGGGCGTGCGGGTGGAGACCGTCGCGGACGCGGGCCACAACGTCATGTTCGACAACGCGGCGGCCTTCACCCGGGTCCTGGCCGCTCAGTCCTGA
- a CDS encoding tannase/feruloyl esterase family alpha/beta hydrolase, whose translation MRLSRSVPLCAALLLGLTAAGPAAARPAPADGHCVRLDRIDVPGAERQQRACLGDLTTAALAGTPYTDTADQAGLAARGTRNPSGVPGVQIDGYFPDTSHFNTTHGWNHDAQFVIRLPDRWNGGLVVTGAPGTRKQYATDALISDAVLAQGYAYAATDKGNATADFYTDGKRPGDAVAEWNRRTTELTRAATKVLGQRYGHGPRHTYMTGISNGGYLTRWQLENRPELYDGGVDWEGTLWTAEGPNLLTSLPVTVARSLGAADDQALLDAGFAQGSQFLWPYHQQAYWGVTQKTFRAEFDPSYDVNCPGSSTGSTAAEILAPCASDALYDYASRPASVHRAVARVALTGRIGKPLITLHGTLDSLLPIATDSDVYERMVTRKGRDRIHRYYTVEAGTHTDGLYDTYPDRLRPVLPCYRSAFTALTAWVEDGTAPPADRTIARPAEGDVVNSCALS comes from the coding sequence ATGCGCCTGTCCAGAAGTGTTCCGCTGTGCGCCGCCCTGCTGCTGGGGCTGACCGCGGCCGGGCCCGCAGCTGCCCGGCCCGCCCCGGCCGACGGTCATTGCGTACGGCTCGACCGGATCGATGTTCCTGGTGCGGAGCGCCAACAGAGAGCCTGCCTGGGCGATTTGACCACGGCCGCGCTGGCGGGAACCCCGTACACCGACACGGCCGACCAAGCGGGTCTCGCCGCCAGGGGGACGAGGAATCCTTCGGGGGTGCCGGGGGTGCAGATCGACGGCTACTTCCCCGACACCTCGCACTTCAACACCACGCACGGCTGGAACCACGACGCCCAGTTCGTGATCCGCCTGCCCGACCGCTGGAACGGCGGTCTGGTGGTGACCGGGGCGCCCGGCACACGCAAGCAGTACGCGACCGACGCCCTGATCTCCGACGCGGTGCTGGCGCAGGGGTACGCCTATGCCGCCACGGACAAGGGGAACGCGACCGCGGACTTCTACACCGACGGGAAGCGGCCCGGGGACGCGGTGGCGGAGTGGAACCGGCGCACCACCGAGCTGACGCGCGCCGCGACGAAGGTGCTGGGGCAGCGGTACGGGCACGGCCCCCGGCACACGTACATGACGGGAATCTCCAACGGCGGCTATCTGACGCGCTGGCAGCTGGAGAACCGTCCTGAGCTGTACGACGGCGGGGTCGACTGGGAGGGCACCCTGTGGACCGCCGAGGGGCCCAACCTGCTGACGTCGCTGCCCGTGACCGTGGCCCGGAGCCTCGGCGCGGCGGACGACCAGGCCCTGCTCGACGCCGGGTTCGCGCAGGGCTCGCAGTTTCTGTGGCCGTACCACCAGCAGGCGTACTGGGGAGTGACGCAGAAGACGTTCCGCGCCGAGTTCGACCCGTCGTACGACGTGAACTGCCCTGGATCGTCGACCGGTTCGACGGCCGCGGAGATCCTTGCGCCCTGCGCGTCGGACGCCCTGTACGACTACGCCTCGCGACCCGCGTCCGTGCACCGGGCGGTCGCACGCGTCGCCCTCACCGGGCGGATCGGGAAGCCGCTGATCACGCTGCACGGGACGCTCGACAGTCTGCTGCCCATCGCCACCGATTCCGATGTGTACGAACGGATGGTGACGCGAAAGGGGCGCGACCGGATTCACCGCTACTACACCGTGGAGGCCGGCACGCACACCGACGGGCTGTACGACACCTATCCGGACAGGCTGCGACCGGTGCTGCCCTGCTACCGCTCAGCCTTCACGGCGCTCACCGCATGGGTGGAGGACGGCACCGCACCGCCCGCGGACCGTACGATCGCACGGCCCGCGGAGGGTGACGTCGTCAACTCCTGCGCGCTGAGCTGA